In a genomic window of Pelotomaculum thermopropionicum SI:
- the Dut gene encoding dUTPase has product MDFSIVVRVKKLSGRIGDAISLPRYATDGSAGLDLPACLDEPLAVPPGARVKVPTGIAIEIPHRNIAGLVFPRSGLASKHGISLANAVGVIDSDYKGEIVIAVFNQSDQEYLIKPGERVAQLVFVPVFTATLDVVENLNCSSRGEGGFGSTGRI; this is encoded by the coding sequence TTGGATTTTTCAATTGTGGTAAGGGTAAAAAAACTTTCGGGAAGAATTGGAGATGCCATTTCACTGCCTCGCTACGCCACAGATGGATCAGCCGGCCTTGATCTGCCGGCCTGCCTGGATGAACCGCTGGCGGTTCCGCCGGGAGCGAGGGTAAAGGTGCCTACAGGCATAGCAATTGAAATACCTCACAGAAATATTGCCGGCCTGGTTTTCCCGCGCAGCGGCCTGGCTTCAAAGCACGGTATTTCACTTGCCAACGCGGTTGGAGTCATTGACAGCGATTATAAGGGGGAAATCGTAATTGCTGTTTTCAATCAAAGCGATCAGGAGTATTTGATTAAGCCAGGTGAGAGAGTGGCCCAGCTTGTCTTTGTTCCCGTTTTTACGGCAACCCTGGACGTTGTGGAAAATTTAAATTGTTCATCCAGAGGGGAAGGAGGATTTGGCTCTACGGGCAGGATTTAA
- the DacC gene encoding D-alanyl-D-alanine carboxypeptidase yields the protein MQRSPGTLSYLAAVVLLAMYFSCAQPVHSEELSETGAFFITADAAVLMDARTGQILYEKNARQKRPPASTTKIMTALLALEGGDLQQIVTVSPNAASTGEASLDLRPGEKLTLEELIYGAMLESGNDACVAIAEHISGTEENFVLLMNQKAKMIGAEDTSFKNSNGLPAAGHCTTARDLAVITRYALRNDIFRKVVSTRGRAVGGEKCRYLSNTNRLLWSYAWADGVKTGTTGEAGNCLVASATKDGRQLISVVLHSDDRWLDSVKLMEFGFENFNLVQAVGRGEPIARVTVKEGTEKEVKAVAGAGIDAVVPKNGRERPEKAVEIKKDVIAPVQKGQYLGRVTILVKGEVIGSADLVADRSVERENALRVFLKKAGGYFK from the coding sequence TTGCAGCGTTCACCCGGGACATTAAGTTATCTTGCCGCAGTAGTGCTACTTGCAATGTATTTTTCCTGTGCTCAGCCTGTTCATTCGGAAGAATTGTCTGAAACAGGGGCATTTTTTATTACTGCCGATGCTGCAGTGCTGATGGATGCCCGCACAGGACAGATCCTTTATGAAAAAAATGCGAGGCAAAAGAGGCCGCCAGCCAGCACTACAAAAATCATGACTGCCCTGCTGGCTTTGGAAGGGGGAGATCTCCAGCAGATTGTAACGGTCAGCCCCAATGCGGCTTCAACCGGCGAGGCCAGCCTGGACCTCAGGCCCGGTGAAAAGCTTACTCTCGAAGAACTGATTTACGGGGCAATGCTTGAATCAGGGAACGATGCCTGTGTGGCTATTGCCGAACACATCAGCGGTACAGAAGAGAACTTTGTGCTCTTGATGAACCAGAAGGCAAAAATGATTGGCGCTGAGGATACCAGCTTTAAAAACTCAAACGGGCTGCCTGCTGCCGGGCACTGCACAACGGCACGCGATTTGGCCGTCATAACAAGATATGCCCTGCGTAACGACATCTTCAGAAAAGTGGTCAGCACCAGGGGCAGAGCAGTAGGAGGGGAAAAATGCCGTTACCTGAGCAACACCAACCGCCTTTTGTGGAGCTACGCCTGGGCGGACGGGGTTAAGACGGGAACTACCGGCGAAGCAGGTAACTGCCTGGTGGCATCGGCTACTAAAGACGGCAGGCAATTGATAAGTGTGGTGCTGCACAGCGATGACCGATGGCTGGACTCTGTCAAGCTGATGGAATTCGGGTTTGAGAATTTTAATTTAGTTCAAGCGGTAGGCAGGGGGGAACCGATTGCCAGGGTTACTGTAAAGGAAGGCACAGAAAAAGAAGTTAAGGCTGTGGCGGGTGCCGGGATAGATGCCGTTGTGCCCAAAAATGGGCGAGAGCGGCCAGAAAAAGCAGTTGAGATAAAAAAGGATGTTATTGCTCCGGTGCAGAAAGGCCAGTATTTAGGCCGGGTGACCATTCTGGTTAAAGGAGAGGTTATCGGGAGTGCAGATCTGGTAGCTGACAGAAGTGTTGAGAGGGAAAATGCTCTTAGAGTTTTTTTAAAAAAGGCAGGAGGTTATTTTAAATAA
- the Pnp gene encoding polyribonucleotide nucleotidyltransferase (polynucleotide phosphorylase) translates to MADRSILTREIIVGGRPMILETGRLANQASGAVFVRYGDTAVLVTATVAPTVRAGIDFFPLTVDYEERFYAVGKIPGGFIKRESRPSEKAILSGRLIDRPIRPLFPKEMRNEVQVIATILSVDQDNAPEIAAMVGASAALHISEIPLKFPIGGVIVGRVDGRFVINPVLAQAEKSDMHLVVAGTKDAVMMVEAGAKEVPEEVILEAISFGHETVKEIVAFIERYREEALEMGLAKEKMVIEVAEPDPVLVEAVTGPATEKLDGVLRRCVNERLSKQERDSLLNNIKDELMQKFLADYPEQESLIKDLLDSIEKKLVRRMITEEGLRIDGRALNEVRPISVEVGVLPRPHGSGLFTRGQTQILSVVTLGTVSEEQILDGLGVEESKRFMHHYNFPPYSTGETRPLRSPGRREIGHGALAERALAAVIPGEEEFPYTIRIVSEALESNGSTSMGSVCGSTLALMDAGVPISAPVAGVAMGLIKEGDNFTVLTDIQGFEDHLGDMDFKVAGTAKGITALQMDIKIPGITREVFEKALAQAYEGRMHILNKMLEVLPAPRPELSPHAPRIIHITIDPDKIRDVIGPGGKVIKKIVEETGAEIDIEDDGRVFIAAVDQEKGRKAQEIIETLTKEVQTGEIYTGRVTRITDFGCFVEIIPGVLGMQGKEGLVHISQLAHHRVNRVEDVVKEGDVILVKVTGYDSQGRLKLSKKEATPPPESTAMKEGRAHRPSRRRESAR, encoded by the coding sequence ATGGCGGATCGTTCTATTTTGACAAGGGAAATTATTGTCGGCGGCCGGCCGATGATCCTGGAAACAGGAAGGCTGGCAAACCAGGCCAGCGGAGCGGTTTTCGTCCGTTACGGAGATACGGCCGTTCTGGTTACCGCTACCGTAGCCCCTACTGTCAGGGCGGGAATTGATTTCTTCCCCCTGACAGTTGATTATGAAGAAAGGTTTTACGCGGTAGGGAAAATTCCAGGAGGGTTTATTAAAAGGGAAAGCCGGCCGAGCGAGAAGGCTATCCTTTCTGGAAGGCTGATTGACAGGCCCATCCGACCCCTCTTCCCCAAGGAAATGAGAAATGAGGTTCAGGTAATAGCCACAATCCTGTCGGTTGACCAGGATAACGCCCCTGAAATAGCGGCCATGGTGGGTGCGTCAGCGGCGCTGCACATATCAGAAATCCCGCTCAAGTTTCCTATTGGGGGCGTAATTGTCGGGCGGGTGGACGGACGGTTTGTAATAAACCCGGTATTGGCACAGGCCGAGAAAAGCGATATGCATCTGGTAGTTGCCGGAACCAAAGACGCCGTAATGATGGTGGAGGCAGGCGCCAAGGAAGTGCCTGAAGAGGTTATCCTCGAAGCAATTTCTTTCGGCCATGAAACGGTAAAAGAAATCGTTGCGTTCATTGAAAGGTACCGCGAAGAGGCGCTGGAGATGGGGCTGGCCAAGGAAAAAATGGTAATTGAAGTGGCCGAGCCTGATCCAGTGCTGGTCGAAGCTGTTACCGGTCCGGCTACCGAAAAGCTGGATGGCGTGTTGCGCCGCTGCGTTAATGAAAGGCTTTCCAAGCAGGAAAGGGATTCCCTGCTGAACAACATTAAGGATGAACTGATGCAGAAGTTTCTGGCCGATTACCCCGAACAGGAAAGTTTGATTAAGGATCTGTTGGATTCAATAGAGAAAAAGCTGGTAAGGCGGATGATTACGGAAGAAGGGCTGCGCATTGACGGGCGCGCTTTAAACGAAGTCCGGCCCATATCGGTGGAAGTGGGCGTTCTGCCGCGGCCGCATGGTTCGGGTCTTTTCACCCGCGGTCAGACCCAGATTTTATCCGTTGTCACTCTAGGCACCGTATCCGAAGAACAGATTCTGGACGGACTCGGCGTAGAAGAATCAAAGCGCTTTATGCACCATTACAACTTTCCGCCTTACAGCACCGGTGAAACCAGACCGCTTCGCTCCCCCGGACGGCGTGAAATCGGCCACGGGGCGCTGGCAGAAAGGGCGCTGGCAGCAGTAATTCCGGGCGAAGAGGAATTTCCCTACACCATTAGAATCGTCTCGGAGGCGCTGGAATCCAACGGCTCAACCTCGATGGGCAGCGTTTGCGGCAGCACCCTTGCCCTGATGGATGCGGGCGTTCCAATTAGCGCGCCGGTAGCCGGCGTGGCGATGGGGTTAATTAAAGAGGGGGACAATTTTACCGTTCTTACCGACATTCAGGGTTTTGAGGACCACCTGGGCGACATGGACTTCAAAGTAGCAGGCACGGCCAAAGGCATTACCGCTCTTCAGATGGACATTAAAATACCGGGTATAACCAGGGAAGTGTTTGAAAAGGCCCTGGCACAGGCATATGAGGGCAGGATGCATATTTTAAACAAAATGCTGGAGGTCCTTCCTGCCCCCAGGCCGGAACTGTCCCCGCACGCTCCCAGAATTATACACATTACCATCGACCCTGATAAAATACGCGATGTTATCGGCCCTGGCGGCAAGGTCATAAAGAAGATTGTCGAAGAAACCGGGGCAGAAATAGATATCGAAGATGACGGCCGGGTTTTCATAGCTGCCGTTGACCAGGAAAAAGGTAGGAAGGCCCAGGAGATAATTGAAACCTTAACCAAGGAAGTGCAGACCGGTGAGATATATACCGGCAGGGTGACCAGAATAACCGACTTCGGGTGCTTCGTGGAAATTATCCCGGGAGTTCTGGGGATGCAGGGCAAAGAGGGCCTTGTACACATTTCCCAGCTTGCCCACCACCGGGTTAACAGGGTGGAGGACGTTGTCAAGGAGGGTGATGTTATACTGGTTAAGGTAACCGGTTACGACAGCCAGGGACGCCTCAAGCTGTCAAAAAAGGAGGCCACTCCGCCGCCGGAAAGCACAGCGATGAAAGAAGGGCGGGCCCACCGGCCGTCCAGGCGCAGGGAATCGGCCCGCTAA
- the CDA1 gene encoding predicted xylanase/chitin deacetylase gives MYFFTFTLKKKRIKLFFLLLVFLSVSGFFLNCWSGILPEEAMAPVYHGSTREKKIALTFNVVWGEEYIRQLLDCLNEENVKATFFIGGQWAEDFPELTREIAGNGHEIGNHGYSHPHPDRLSLSANKGEIKKTEDVLFRVAAVKTVLFAPPYGERGNAVLRAAEEAGYTTVLWSIDTIDWQRPNPSVIVRRVAEGAHNGAIVLMHPTAPTVHALPLIIRNLKEQGYELVKVSALIEGLKKEEAVEEKTGA, from the coding sequence ATGTATTTTTTTACATTTACACTTAAAAAGAAAAGGATAAAATTATTTTTTCTGTTACTTGTTTTTTTATCCGTGAGCGGTTTCTTTTTAAATTGCTGGAGCGGCATTCTGCCGGAAGAAGCTATGGCCCCCGTTTATCATGGCAGCACCCGGGAAAAAAAGATAGCACTTACATTTAATGTAGTATGGGGCGAAGAATACATCAGGCAGTTGCTTGACTGCCTGAATGAAGAAAATGTTAAGGCCACTTTTTTTATTGGGGGTCAATGGGCCGAGGACTTTCCGGAACTGACCAGAGAAATTGCCGGAAACGGCCATGAAATAGGCAACCACGGTTATTCCCACCCGCATCCGGACAGGCTCTCACTTTCTGCAAATAAAGGGGAAATTAAGAAAACTGAAGATGTCCTGTTCAGGGTTGCAGCGGTAAAAACTGTCCTTTTTGCCCCGCCCTATGGCGAGCGGGGAAATGCAGTTCTCCGGGCAGCCGAGGAGGCCGGTTACACAACGGTGCTGTGGAGCATAGATACAATTGACTGGCAGCGCCCGAACCCGTCAGTTATTGTGCGAAGAGTGGCGGAAGGGGCCCATAACGGCGCTATAGTGCTGATGCACCCGACCGCACCGACCGTTCATGCTCTTCCCCTGATAATAAGAAATCTCAAAGAGCAGGGCTATGAACTTGTGAAAGTTTCCGCCCTTATTGAGGGGCTTAAAAAAGAAGAAGCTGTTGAGGAGAAAACAGGCGCCTAA
- a CDS encoding exopolyphosphatase-related proteins, translated as MSSLAVIAEVIKRAGNVLICGHIMPDGDCLGSVLALGLALEKIGIKATMAGPDPVPAVYAFLPGAEKFVSGDPPEGNYDTLIILDCSVPERLGKGYRELAEKKDLTVINIDHHHGYNPFGRYRYIDPSAAAVGEIVFDLLHLMQVRIDSAIATCLYTAIITDTGSFQYNNTTPNTHRRVAELLECGAPAAQVNIRLYEEKPRAALLLLGKALNSLKISTCGRVSWMTVTLEDLKSAGAVDEHADGLVNYARSVMGVEVGMLFREVSEGKYKVSFRSKKAVDVNRLAALFGGGGHPRAAGCVIQGELEDLKEKIVSAAILAAGGSSL; from the coding sequence ATGAGTAGCCTGGCAGTCATTGCGGAAGTTATAAAGCGTGCTGGCAATGTCCTGATATGCGGCCATATCATGCCTGACGGGGATTGTCTGGGGTCGGTTCTGGCCCTGGGACTGGCATTGGAAAAGATTGGTATAAAGGCAACCATGGCCGGCCCCGACCCTGTTCCAGCAGTATACGCTTTTTTGCCCGGAGCTGAAAAATTTGTTTCTGGCGATCCGCCTGAAGGCAATTACGATACTTTGATCATTCTCGACTGCTCAGTTCCCGAAAGGCTGGGCAAAGGCTACAGGGAACTGGCGGAAAAAAAAGATCTTACCGTAATTAATATCGACCATCACCACGGGTACAATCCTTTCGGTCGTTACAGGTATATCGACCCGTCGGCAGCAGCGGTGGGTGAAATTGTTTTTGACCTTTTGCACCTGATGCAGGTGCGGATTGATTCTGCCATCGCAACCTGTCTTTACACGGCAATAATTACCGACACAGGGTCGTTTCAATATAACAATACCACCCCTAATACTCACCGCCGGGTGGCGGAGCTTCTTGAGTGCGGGGCTCCCGCGGCGCAGGTCAACATCCGGCTTTATGAGGAAAAGCCCAGAGCTGCCCTGCTGTTGTTGGGCAAGGCATTGAATTCCCTTAAAATAAGTACCTGTGGAAGGGTTTCCTGGATGACGGTAACCCTGGAAGATTTAAAAAGTGCTGGTGCGGTGGACGAGCATGCGGATGGGCTGGTTAATTATGCCAGATCGGTTATGGGAGTTGAAGTGGGTATGCTGTTCCGGGAGGTGTCCGAAGGGAAGTACAAGGTAAGCTTCAGGTCGAAGAAGGCTGTCGACGTAAACCGCCTGGCTGCGCTATTTGGCGGCGGGGGGCATCCGCGTGCTGCAGGCTGTGTCATACAAGGGGAGTTGGAGGATTTAAAGGAAAAAATTGTGTCGGCTGCAATTCTGGCGGCCGGGGGAAGCAGTTTATGA
- the RbfA gene encoding ribosome-binding factor A yields the protein MSFRSERVAEAIKKEVSDMLRNELKDPRIGFVTITSVEVSKDLRYANIYASVFGSPDDQKETIEALKKAQGFIRGELGKRIRLRYTPEITFKLDQSIGRGSRVLALMEEVREKGGGQDE from the coding sequence ATGTCATTCCGCTCTGAAAGAGTGGCTGAAGCTATAAAGAAAGAAGTTTCAGACATGCTTAGAAATGAGTTAAAAGATCCACGGATTGGCTTTGTGACAATAACATCTGTAGAAGTATCCAAGGACCTGAGATATGCCAACATTTACGCAAGTGTTTTCGGAAGCCCGGACGATCAGAAAGAAACTATTGAAGCCCTTAAGAAGGCGCAGGGATTTATTCGCGGAGAACTGGGAAAAAGGATTAGGTTGCGTTATACCCCTGAAATAACCTTTAAGCTCGATCAATCCATAGGCAGGGGCTCAAGAGTGCTGGCGCTTATGGAAGAGGTCCGGGAAAAGGGTGGCGGCCAGGATGAGTAG
- the RpsO gene encoding ribosomal protein S15P/S13E, with protein sequence MALTSEQKKNVISRYKLHDNDTGSPEVQVAILTERINSLTEHLKLHKGDHHSRRGLLKMVGQRRALLNYLRDRHYERYRALIDKLGLRK encoded by the coding sequence ATGGCCCTGACATCAGAACAGAAAAAGAATGTTATTTCCAGATACAAACTTCACGATAACGATACGGGTTCACCGGAAGTGCAGGTAGCGATACTGACGGAGAGGATTAATTCATTAACCGAGCACTTGAAGCTGCACAAAGGCGATCACCACTCCCGCCGGGGGTTGTTGAAAATGGTTGGCCAGCGTAGGGCTTTGCTCAATTATTTACGTGATCGCCATTATGAGCGTTACCGTGCCTTAATTGACAAACTTGGCTTGAGGAAGTAA
- a CDS encoding hypothetical membrane protein — MSAVAVGIVILLLVTLSVRERIRIQMQREKDWSFIGEAKPSPLSQALANLVGVAGGVYLSMVVLATFLEIQLPERVQMGNFAFEPLAALSILLALMQPFLQRAIDAWRRF; from the coding sequence ATGTCCGCTGTGGCAGTTGGTATCGTTATTCTTTTGCTGGTGACTCTGTCGGTACGCGAGAGGATCCGCATCCAGATGCAGCGGGAAAAGGACTGGAGCTTTATCGGTGAGGCGAAGCCCAGCCCGCTTTCTCAGGCTCTGGCAAACCTGGTAGGGGTAGCAGGGGGCGTTTACCTTTCAATGGTGGTATTGGCTACTTTTCTTGAAATACAGCTTCCGGAGCGGGTGCAGATGGGAAATTTTGCCTTCGAGCCCCTGGCTGCGCTGTCCATCCTGCTTGCTCTGATGCAGCCTTTCCTGCAGAGGGCTATTGATGCCTGGCGGCGTTTTTAA
- the PqqL gene encoding predicted Zn-dependent peptidases, producing MYQKVTLDNGVHILTEDVPHVRSVAVGYWVDVGSRDENPEINGISHFIEHLMFKGTEKRTAKDIAEALDAVGGQLNAFTTKEYTCYYARVLDEHFDLAVDLLSDMLFSSKFAAHDIERERNVIIEEIKMYEDAPDELVHDIFAGSLWQGHALGRPIIGTSEVIARLSRDDIVNFYNTHYKPGKIVVAVAGNIRHEEVVKKLRPIFESREGSVQSREMTSPAPSCEVTCRNKDTEQVHLCVGTPGLSLDHEKIYVFQVINTVLGGGLSSRLFQEIREKRGLVYSVYSYHTSYHDTGLFCIYAGLSRHNVDEVLELIFKQVEDIQKNGVKEEELQRAKDQLKGNLYLSLENVSTRMSRLGKSQLYLGKVVPPEEIVARVNMVTADEVQELAGKMLKPEYFSLAAIGPWQGCSCLEKFRNRNGKTGG from the coding sequence ATGTATCAAAAAGTTACCCTTGACAACGGTGTGCACATTCTTACAGAAGATGTTCCCCACGTCCGCTCGGTTGCTGTGGGATACTGGGTCGATGTTGGCTCGCGTGATGAAAATCCTGAAATTAACGGCATCTCTCACTTTATCGAGCACCTGATGTTTAAGGGAACCGAAAAGCGGACGGCAAAGGATATTGCTGAAGCTCTCGATGCCGTGGGGGGGCAGTTGAATGCATTTACAACCAAGGAATACACCTGTTACTATGCCAGGGTCCTTGACGAGCATTTCGATCTGGCTGTCGACCTTTTAAGCGACATGCTTTTCAGTTCAAAGTTTGCAGCTCATGACATAGAACGGGAGAGGAATGTAATTATTGAAGAAATTAAAATGTATGAGGACGCTCCGGACGAACTGGTGCACGACATCTTTGCCGGTTCGTTATGGCAGGGGCATGCCCTGGGGAGGCCTATTATAGGCACTTCGGAAGTAATAGCCAGGCTATCCAGGGATGATATCGTTAATTTTTACAACACCCATTACAAACCGGGTAAAATTGTGGTGGCCGTGGCCGGGAACATCAGGCATGAAGAGGTTGTGAAAAAGCTCCGCCCGATTTTTGAGTCAAGGGAGGGCAGCGTGCAGTCCAGGGAAATGACTTCCCCTGCGCCGAGTTGTGAAGTAACCTGCCGCAACAAGGATACCGAACAGGTGCACTTATGTGTCGGCACTCCCGGCTTAAGCCTTGATCATGAAAAGATTTACGTTTTTCAGGTGATAAACACAGTTCTGGGCGGTGGCTTAAGCTCAAGGCTGTTTCAGGAAATCAGGGAGAAGCGGGGTCTGGTTTACTCGGTTTATTCATATCATACCTCCTATCACGATACGGGACTCTTCTGCATTTATGCCGGTTTGAGCAGACATAATGTTGATGAGGTTCTTGAACTGATCTTCAAGCAGGTCGAGGACATCCAGAAAAACGGCGTGAAGGAAGAAGAACTGCAAAGGGCAAAGGACCAACTTAAGGGGAATTTGTACTTAAGTCTGGAAAATGTCAGCACAAGAATGAGCAGGCTTGGGAAGTCCCAGCTTTACCTGGGAAAGGTAGTTCCCCCGGAAGAAATTGTGGCCAGGGTGAACATGGTTACTGCTGATGAGGTTCAGGAACTGGCCGGTAAAATGTTAAAGCCGGAATACTTCTCGCTGGCGGCAATTGGCCCATGGCAAGGCTGCAGTTGCCTGGAAAAATTCAGGAACAGAAACGGGAAAACTGGTGGTTAA
- the RibF gene encoding FAD synthase: MIVHHHWKDLREEYYHRLVIGLGNFDGVHLGHQKLISELVSMGKELEGTTAVFTFHPHPLAVLDPENCPPLLLTQESKQKLIARMGVEVLFQVPFDLKLANISPEDFIRIVLYEELGVIGVVVGYNYTFGHKGKGTPDLLEKFSGRYGYRLKVVPPVTVEGQVVSSTLIRGLLLKGEVAEASRYLGYYPFVEGTVVAGDRRGSKLGFPTANLDIDQNLLVPSNGVYSAMVNVDGDSYYGLANIGTKPTFQGKKRNIEVHLLDFYRDLYGKHIKVSFTRRLREEKKFKTPADLVKQIERDIRQARNEWSNLIE; this comes from the coding sequence TTGATTGTTCATCACCACTGGAAGGATCTCAGGGAGGAGTATTATCACAGGCTTGTAATCGGCCTAGGCAATTTTGACGGAGTACATTTGGGCCACCAGAAGCTTATTTCTGAACTAGTATCAATGGGTAAGGAACTGGAAGGGACAACAGCCGTTTTTACGTTTCATCCGCATCCTCTGGCAGTTCTAGACCCGGAAAATTGCCCTCCTCTTCTTTTAACGCAGGAATCAAAGCAGAAACTTATAGCCAGGATGGGGGTAGAAGTACTTTTTCAGGTGCCTTTTGACTTAAAACTGGCCAATATTTCTCCTGAGGACTTTATTAGGATTGTCTTGTATGAAGAACTGGGGGTAATTGGAGTTGTGGTCGGCTACAATTATACCTTCGGGCATAAAGGCAAGGGTACTCCTGATTTGCTAGAAAAATTCTCCGGCAGGTACGGCTACCGGCTCAAGGTTGTTCCGCCGGTTACAGTAGAAGGCCAGGTGGTAAGCAGCACACTGATCAGAGGCCTGTTGCTAAAAGGGGAAGTTGCGGAAGCATCGAGGTACCTCGGATATTATCCTTTTGTAGAGGGTACGGTGGTAGCCGGTGACAGGCGCGGGAGCAAGCTTGGCTTTCCTACCGCTAATCTGGACATAGATCAAAATCTTTTAGTTCCCTCCAACGGCGTGTATTCAGCTATGGTAAACGTTGACGGCGATTCTTATTATGGTCTGGCCAACATTGGCACCAAGCCGACTTTCCAGGGGAAAAAAAGAAATATAGAAGTTCATTTGCTGGACTTTTACCGAGATTTGTACGGAAAGCATATAAAAGTCAGTTTTACCAGGCGTCTGAGGGAAGAAAAAAAATTTAAGACACCGGCAGACCTGGTTAAACAAATAGAGCGCGATATACGTCAGGCCAGGAATGAATGGTCGAATCTGATAGAATAA
- the TruB gene encoding pseudouridine synthase has product MNGIVNVLKPPGMSSHDVVDRIRRIFGVKKAGHTGTLDPGAAGVLVVCLGVATRLARFLLGEDKEYRVEITFGMSTSTGDSYGEITDQRDASFLKEHDIIRVLPEFTGEVRQVPPMTSAIKWRGKKLYELAREGLVVERQERAVYIKSLEFIRGSGWGTPSPRALMHLSCSKGTYVRSLCHDMGSRLGCGAHMSFLVRTRAGPFKIADSVTLEELQAAASKGVLERKIIEMDRAVSEYPEVIVKSSAVKAVAAGSKLYIPGVARMPLDLDCGKLVRLTGPDGLLAIAEAGREPFDKEKLFFKPVCVLARQAGRSSN; this is encoded by the coding sequence ATGAACGGCATTGTTAATGTGTTAAAACCTCCGGGCATGTCTTCACACGATGTGGTTGACAGGATCCGCCGCATTTTTGGAGTAAAAAAAGCAGGTCACACAGGTACGCTAGATCCCGGCGCGGCAGGCGTACTGGTGGTTTGCCTGGGAGTTGCCACCAGACTGGCGCGGTTCCTGCTAGGCGAAGATAAAGAATACCGCGTGGAAATAACATTTGGAATGAGCACCTCAACCGGCGATTCTTATGGGGAAATAACGGATCAAAGGGATGCTTCATTTCTAAAGGAGCATGACATTATCCGTGTTTTACCCGAGTTCACCGGAGAAGTCAGGCAGGTGCCGCCGATGACCTCTGCGATTAAATGGCGGGGCAAAAAACTGTACGAACTTGCCAGGGAAGGTCTGGTCGTGGAGCGTCAGGAAAGAGCCGTTTACATAAAGTCTCTGGAATTTATCCGGGGAAGCGGTTGGGGCACCCCCAGTCCGAGGGCGCTTATGCACTTATCCTGCTCCAAGGGGACGTATGTCAGGTCGCTTTGCCACGATATGGGCAGCCGCCTGGGCTGCGGAGCGCATATGTCCTTTTTGGTAAGAACCAGGGCAGGTCCATTTAAGATTGCCGATTCGGTTACCCTGGAAGAGCTTCAAGCAGCAGCATCGAAGGGGGTGCTGGAGCGGAAAATTATTGAAATGGACAGGGCGGTATCGGAGTATCCAGAAGTGATTGTAAAAAGCAGTGCAGTTAAAGCTGTTGCAGCAGGTTCGAAATTATACATACCGGGAGTCGCCAGAATGCCCCTGGATCTGGATTGCGGCAAACTGGTTCGCCTGACCGGGCCGGATGGACTGCTGGCGATAGCGGAGGCCGGACGCGAGCCATTTGATAAAGAAAAGCTTTTTTTTAAACCGGTTTGCGTTCTGGCGAGGCAGGCAGGGAGGTCGTCGAATTGA
- a CDS encoding uncharacterized conserved protein — protein sequence MRMCDLVGKEIVNMFNGARLGVVGESDMAIDLESGQIRSIILPRKGGFINLWLERQQLVIPWESVRKIGSEVIIVELDQTSPYYRRQLF from the coding sequence ATGAGAATGTGCGACCTGGTGGGGAAAGAAATAGTAAATATGTTTAACGGGGCCCGTCTGGGCGTGGTTGGCGAGTCCGATATGGCCATAGACCTGGAATCGGGCCAGATCAGGTCGATAATCCTGCCCAGAAAAGGCGGCTTTATCAACCTCTGGCTAGAGAGACAGCAACTGGTCATACCGTGGGAGTCGGTGCGGAAGATAGGCTCCGAGGTAATCATAGTCGAACTGGATCAAACCAGTCCGTATTACCGGCGACAATTATTTTAA